The Archocentrus centrarchus isolate MPI-CPG fArcCen1 chromosome 5, fArcCen1, whole genome shotgun sequence genome contains the following window.
aacttgttaaaattttggctgcttttcaccatatttggtaggtttttaggaagtttttattttaaaattatatatctatataattttataattatatagaaatatctatataatattccaccccaatgtgttcacaagctgcccaatctggcaacactgcgccatccaccaacatttgtccaaactgtctagattcgtatttgtgttattttttttatcaggattcgggttcacacaaatactgtgatttaatgaccatatttacagtattataaatgaaatgggctttgtgttctatcagttgtgtgcatctaattttattagacgcacagattcattctgtggaacttgggaggaaaaaaaaaaaaaaaagagtcagttttgcatatctcgcaaaagttttgcgagatcctgagttacttttgcgagatctcgcaaaacttttcaatattaggacatacacttcgcgttaatcttgatatggcagtgtccgtgaggatgaaaggtttggcgagagactgccagcaaaagtcgcctttatttataattcagcggttactgttggctgtaaccaggcccaaactgtacaggcatgaatgaatgaacccggctgacagtctcactctcacgccatcactgcttcactcgactcgcaccccaggctgagaggagaagggggcggggcagcgctgtgtgtgtgacgatcgagtgaagcagtgacagcgagacagagaatcccccgcctgccctttccttctgttacaacctgtcagaccatggcagaaagctacatgcaatacacagcaagcagagggcgcccattaccccacaagtggagcagtgcggtaggcgttgctgcggcgatcgcaatgcgttggggggaggggggcggtcatgccgccctagatgaaatgccgccctgggcggctgcccatgtcgcccatatcagaaaccgccactggctttactgtaaactcagcacagtacaacaagctaacctgtttatgctgcactaaactgcagtattttcatgcaacctttgaaaaacagaaaattagtGTACCTCAGTCTGCTTTGTAGGACGTTTCACagtgctaaaaaacaaaacaaaaaacttcacatcatatatcTGATTAATAAATGAGGACATTAAAAGagagctttaaatttccagtttatcagacgtcactgagcatttcttacttttaaatctaacctctgtTCTTAACTTCTCTTcctaaacctaaagtaatgagcctgttttgaaaatgtgaaaagtaGAGCGTACAGATATTCGTAGGAGGGAGTAGGAgcaaaagtagtcagaaaaataaatactcaagtaaagatACCCGAACATTCTACTTAAGTGCAgcaacgaagtatttgtactttgttatttCCCACCTCTGTCAAGTAGACATGTCAGGTGTGTGTTTGAACAAGTGACTGTTTTCTACAGACTCTGGCTCTAAAAATGCAAGATGGCAGCCCCGATAAGGAGGACGTTTTCACTTTTGTACAAAGGGAGGAAGTGGAGCCATGTCTTCCATCTTTTACACAGTCATTGGCAGAAAGTAGTTTGAGATTAGAGGATGATTAATACCTTTATATGTCAGCTCAGTTATGGAAAATTACAGAACACAAAAAAGCATAATCTTAAATTGATACCCACTGACACTGGAGGGGACACTGTCACAACATAGGGAGTAATAATTGTACTTTTCTAAATGGGGCTACTGTAATAGACAGGTATGATTGATGGGACAGTTGGAGTAATAGATGCAGGATGGGACTGGGAGGAGGCAGGAGGAACAGAGACAGGTGTGTTGGCTGGGAGCTGATGAACAGGGTATGTAAGAGTGAGAAATAACACTGAGATGTGAATTTGGATGGAGCTACTGGGATAAGTGATGGTAAAGGGCCAATGTATTTTATGATTTGATGCACTTTAATATatgttaaatgttatttatttaacaatgtACTTACCAAGATCTCATTACACTTAACATCACATATGGAGAGCTGAATGGATGGGAGTGGAGGGATGTGGGTGACCACAGACGTGTTTGCATGACGAGAGGATATACGATATTGCTTTCATTTCCTGGACACTCACTCTTAAATTAACCATAATGACATTTTTCCAAACCTTTAATCAAGCTATGGCCTCTATTATAACCTAAAAACATATCTTCCCTTAAAACTTATAGTGGCATTATGAGGATTTGCTTTCTGTTCTCCTAACAAAGACACATCCTAGTAATGTGTGTTATTCATGTCAACTGTGAAGAACCGTCCAAtcagttttacagcattttgCTGAGCATGAGAAAAGAGTATAGCTGAGTACAcctcagaattcatcctgctacttctattaTCAGCAGTCACACCAGTAAACACACTGGTGACCCAGTGTTCCCATTATTCCCATCATTTTAGTACAAGTTAATCTTGCTTTCATCTgcccaaagattttttttttcatatatcggcatatttttgcatattttcatGTGTAATCTATACAGTGCTAAATGAATGCGTTCGCTGATAATCGTTCGTAGTTTAATGGTAATAGTAAATGCATGTATTTGGTCCCAACGCTAGGTGGCGTTTATGAACGTTTCacgcttttttcttttataaagtgTAGAAGAAGTCTCCAAGCAAACATGGCGGAGAAGGAAGTTAGCGGAAGTCAAGCAAATAGCAATGCaatcaataaaatcaataatcgAGAAGGTAATGAGGCACTGACATCAGCCGAAGATGAAAGCTCGGAGAGCTGTGACTATAACCAGGACCTGAAAAGTGTCCTCGTCACCAGCGTTTTAAATCTGGAGCAGCTGGATGTGGATTTGTACCGGTAAGTTTTTCCTGGAGCTCAGTGGGTGATCAGCCTCCACTCACCTGCTCTCTCCGCTGTAACGGAAGCCTTACACAGCTGTCTCGGTTATTTTGCCCATGCTGTATGTGACAGTAAGGTAATGCTTAATATTAGAAACGTATCTCTGCAGACAGCTATATGATTCACCTTTTATTAGCTTTCGCCTGATTTTATTTCAACAGTGTGTCCTCTGTGCCCGCAGGGGAACGCACCACTGGGTGCCCCGCACTCAACGTCTGTTTGGAGGTCAGATAGTTGGACAGGCGCTGGTGGCTGCTGCCAAGTCTGTCAGCGACAGCCTGTACGCCCACTCCCTGCACTGCTACTTTGTCCGAGCAGGTAAGATGAGCTGAACTTATTCAgtgctgattttatttatttattttttttaaggagaagCTCAGATGTGAATAATGACGTTAATAAGAATCCATTTAGGAGTGAGCAAAGACAGAGAGCCAGCATAGATAGTGATATAAATAGTCTCAACTCCTTTTCtaactgttttaattattgagTTAGTTATAAGAATGCTTCAAATTACTGTTTGGGTGTTTTCCAGGGGATCCAAAGGTTCCCGTGCTGTACCAGGTGGACCGCACGAGAGACGGCCGCAGTTTCACCGTGCGCTCTGTGAAGGCCATCCAGCACGGGCAGCCCATACTCATCTGCCAAGCCTCCTTCCAAACGTTGCAGCCCAGCCCCCTGCAGCACCAGTTCACCATGCCAGATGTCCCTCTGCCTGAAGACCTCCTCACTGTGGAAGAGCTGATTCACGGTTATCTCAGGTACCTCTGAGTTTGTCAGTTTCCATTTATAAGGATAACACAAATAACACTGGAACACCCTCTGAAACTACTTTAggccttttttttatgtttgctttCACACTGATAACCTACCAAATGGCGTGGCAATGATgccaaacagcaacaacaagatGGAGATGGTTTGGTTGTTATGTATTTTGTGATATATTGATGGAATTGGAAGGGAGATGTGCAAAATTTTAGACTATCCCAGTGAAAGCACGTGCCCCGTGCTTTATAACATTATTTTAACATAACATTTCCAGTCACTATTTTCTTTCAATTTTAGCCTTACAAGTAGCCTCTGACCTTAGACCTTAGAGGCTTCCTCGGGCAGAATGACCTTCCAAAGCCAGACCGATTAGTCTTGTAAACCATTGCAGGTCACTtgaattgttgttgttgttgtcttttacTTGCTTACAATCCTCTTTCCAGCTTCACCATTTTTTCTGTACATTTGGTCTTTGTTTACAAATGTGAGGTAGGAAGCTGAGAGGAAGCGCTAGTTAAAACCTGTATATTTCATTTTGATCTCTTTGTGTTGTTTCTCCTGCAACAAATATCAGCTGATTAAGGCTTAGATTTGACTGTTGGTCCATTTCTCAGTGTTTTGTTGAGGAAGAAAGAACCcaggcaggcacagggaaaacacacactcatacagaaATGCCCCAGCTGGCCTCCTTGTGGCTCAGCGACAGCGCTGACCACTGCATCTCTGTGCCACCAGTCAGCCTATCCTGAAGAAgaataagctaaaaaaaaaaaagggggttctAAGATAGTTGGTAGTTTCTGTGATGTAgacacacaaaaagagaaaagtcaAAAACTCAAGAGACAGATGTGCAAACAATATGTAATTGTAAGATATATAAAACTTCTGATGTTTGATGAAAGCACGTTGGATGTCTGTGCTGTTTAGCCACCATGTGGCTATGTGTCCTATTGACTGAATAGAGGTATTGATACTTTATAGTACCTGATTAATTTTATTGGAACTGCTCAGATGTAGCCAGCCTGAGGCTTAAACAATGTCTAGCATAGAACAGTTTTGCTAACAGCAATGTTATGTTTTACTAAAGAATTtcatttacaataaataaataaagcaaacatataattgggttttctctctgtaTCCATGGATTGTTTTCCAGTAAACCTGACCTGGCAGAGGAGGCAAGGAAAGGCTTGAACAAGCTGCTGGCTAATGAGGTCCCCATTGAGATAAAGCCGATTAACCCAGCACAGTTTTACAGACAGGCTCCAGAAGAACCACGACGGCTGTTCTGGGGGCGAGTGCGAGGACATATTGGTAAAACATCTTTGTCGCCCTGCCTTATATGCATATGCAGAATAGCATTCATCATACATTGAAGAGTTTTAGCCATAAACAAAGTGTCGTCTTTGCCCCGTCCTTGAGATTATAGTAAGATGTCTGGTACATCCTAAGTTGcatttgttgtgtgtttatgcAGGTGAAGGTAACATGAAGTTGCACTGCTGCGTTGCTGCTTATGTGTCAGACTTTGCTCTGCTGGGCACAGCGCTGCTGCCTTACCCACAGTACAGGGCCAAGTTCGCGGCCTCCCTCGACCACTCCATGTGGTTCCACAGCACTTTTCGTAGTGACGAGTGGATGCTGTATGAGTGTGAGAGCCCATGGGCAGGTCAGTATGTTGATCGCATCTCAAGAAGGAATGTAGAACCTTTTGAAACAGAGTGCTTATTTAAGTGTGTTTCCTGCTTTATTAATTGCAGCTTTTACTGGTTTGCAAAGCAGTCCTTGCATTTCTCTCAGTGAGCGTGAATTAGTTTCAgggtgtttttgcttgtttcagtTAGGATTGTTAAAGACagtttagcttttatttttttcagtacttgttttagtttttctttgttaTGTAATAGGCAGTATTTATCCAGGGTAAGATTTAAGAACTTGACAGCAGTACAACAATAGAATGGAACAACGAAAACACttgacacacagtcacacacacacacacatcccactCTCAAAAACCATTTACAGCAGCGCCTCCTCGGAATGATTGTGCTGATAATTTGGACcaaactgacatttttatttcagttctactttgtttcagtttttttttttctttttttagttagCTCacttaatttttacttttagtttaattttatttacccAACCTCAGTATCACATCCTGAGTGGGTTGAATTTTAGACATTTGAGTAAGTACAGTGGAAACAACTGACTAATAACCACCTATAGCAGAAAAGGCTTTAAAACTAATGGACATGTGCGCACCTGCACGTAGTTACATGTATATATCATGTTATGTCCTCCTGTGATACAGTTATCAACACAAAGAAGTCCAGTTTGTCTCACCAGTGTTGCGACATTGGGACTCCTCATGGTGTGTTTATCAAATTAGGTTGcagtaaagaagaagaaacttaGAGCGCTTACACAGTGGACAGTGGGACCAAGGTTCATCAAGAACTGACACATTATTAAAGCTGAATACTGATGATGAGACACATGATGACACCACAGTGTACTGATTAAATACATACAGGTGCATCTCAAAAAATTTGAATACCGTGAAAAAGTTCAGCGTTCTTCTTCAAGAATATTGAAGATAAGTTTTCACTTGAGtgaaatttttatatattctaGACTCATCACACAAGAAACTGcaagtttgaaatgtttttgtgttttcattttaataactatGGACTACAGCTCATAATATTTCATTTTGAGTTAATTACTATTCAAGCAGTATAAATACTGTGTGTTTATGCCATACTcagttttgatcatttttggcAAAAGCCTGTTCATAGATGACCCTTTTGGTTCCTGCTTTAAGctcccattttatttatttttccattttgtgtcCTACAGGGAGCAGCAGGGGACTGGTACAAGGCCGGCTGTGGAGAAGAGACGGGGTACTGGCTGCCTCGTGTTCACAGGAGGGCGTCCTGAGAGTGAAACCAGTCACTGTGCCCAGCAAATTATAGGGAGACTTTCTGATTTTGTCTTTTTACACTAATTTATTTGTATAATCTAATTATATATTAAGCAGCTTCAGAatcctaaacaaaaaaaaatatagaaaatttatgatatttttattaatttattttcagtaaataattaataaaattgtTTTAACGGATGCAAGCTTGTCATTTGTTTGAGAAATGCCTTCATTGTACTCGCACACAAATATGATTCCACCCATCTGTAAATTCTCCTGGTCAAGGCAAAGACTTGTCTGCCCTCTTCAAACAGCTGTAGTTGTGACATGGCACctaacacaaagacaaaatattATATAAGACAAGATAGTTTTTGTCACACCTTTGTCAAGCCTAGACAGTAATGCTGTGGGCAGTGCTGACATTATTgcgctgctcaaaaaaaaaataaatggaacacttaaacaacacaatataacagTGTAGTTTGGTGATAGAAAATCTGCTTTCCCCGTTAAGTGTGAAAAGACGTGACAAAAACTGCCACACATTATGTAACAGCAGTTTAAATGGAAGCTCcacaaaacagagaaatgacCGTCGAGCACATAAAACTACTAATATCTGTTTCTTTAGGTGAATTATATTGGGAAGTTAGAGAAGGAAATGTACAATCAGATTCACCAGTGGAAAATGATCAAGGTGTCATCATTGCAGAAATACAGCCGAGGAATTGTACAGCTTAATCCTGTAGGGGAAATGATTGTGGAGCACAAGTGATCCACTATATACAAACTGATCCACCTGCAACAATACCTTAAAATATTTCCTGATAGATTTTAGAAGATGAAAAACGGCCTTTGTAAGTGCAGAatatgtacactttttttttttttttttttttacacagctaCAAATTAAAtgacagtgtaaaaaaaaatgatgtgacacAGCCACAAATTAAATGACAGTGGGAAGATTACGCACAGGTCGTTTGTACAAGTTTTACGCATACAGTACAGAGTGCAGGGTGCAGTTTATGTACCTAAATTTCTGTCAGATaccttttattctgaaaaattCTTCCGGAAGTTGGTAACCTTCAGCGCCACCTAGGTTCGTGCGTACGGTTCGAAACAAGTTGTGCTTCAACTTGTCCAATATTTTCAGTCATGCCTCGGGTGTATATTGGCAAACTTAGCTATCATGTTCGAGAGAAAGATATTCAAAGATTTTTTAGTGGCTATGGCAAATTATTAGAGATCGACCTGAAAAATGGGTAAGATCGTCTCATCTTTCACAGCTGCTAGTTAGCTAGCTTGAGGGTATTTTAACATTAGCTCTGAGTTAAGGCCCTGGTAGTCACACTGTGTAGTGCTAACGGCACTTATGTAAGCTAAAATTCGAAATTATGGGACAGTGTCCATTCccttttcatttaaatattataaaaCAGTACATTTGGTTAATTTTACTTCGCTAACATTGCAGTAGCTGCATGAGAAGCGCCACAGGCTAAAGGATGTTGTTAGCTACCGCAGACGACCTACTGTACCGCTAAAGTAATTCTTAGGCCATGGGAGTGAAAGTGTTAGATTACCGTCCAAGAAATCTGAAAACAAATGAGGCTTTGTTTCATTATTCAccgtttaaaaaaagaaaaagaaaaagaaaagaggtgaTTGAAGGCTAGTGAAATAGCATGATGAAGTGAAAACAAGTGAAAAGCGGCCTCAAGTACTAGTACGGTATCTATGGGTATTCCCTACTTGCTAGATAAAGACATTTATTTCGTAAACATTGTTAAAGGTATTTTTTGTCAGCAGTGTGCTGCTCAACTTCAAACATCAGGTGTACAACATGGTTGGGAGAAGCATCCAGAAACAGGCCTGTACTCAACCACTGAATACACAGGATTTTAACACCTTGAACCACTTCACATAACGACTGCCTATAGTATTATCACAACACATATGTAAACAAAACCACAACTCAGTCCACTACACTTCTTAACTGCACCCCTCCCTCCCTTTGATTTTCAGAGTGGTGTGGCCTAGCTATCATGGTGTAAATGCCATGAAACATGGTTGTGTGGACAGGTCAGAACTGCTCATATGAGCTCAAGACCTGTTCAAAGGGTTAAGAGGTTGATTTTATCTTCACTTGTACACTGAAGGCTGCTGGCAGTCCCTGCATTGGTCCCTGTTTGATCAGTGGGATCAACTCCCTCAAGGTATATGGCACAGTGAATGCAGACTGGCTCATGgccaaaaaaaagccaaaaaatcttaattttttggcttaaaaaaaacttggaaaaaTTAAGTAACATAGGTCTCCAGGTTGATATATGTAACAATCATCAATCAGATCAGATAATTAACCAAAAATGGCATCTGGCATTGTAGGGGATGCTTGACAATCATCAGTATGTATTCACAGATACAGGAGAACAGGCTGTAGACCACATTTTGGTGTATTTTGGTGCCTGACTGGGACCACCGATAGATTTTTGTTCAAATAATGAAATTTTTTCTGAATAATGAAAAATTTTGGTGGGAGCAATTTGTGCAGGTGGTGGATGGTATTCTAATACTTTCATTCCTGTGGCTTTAAGTAATTGAAGCTTTGAAGAAACAAAACTCACAAACTGGAGAATGT
Protein-coding sequences here:
- the acot8 gene encoding acyl-coenzyme A thioesterase 8 isoform X1, whose product is MAEKEVSGSQANSNAINKINNREGNEALTSAEDESSESCDYNQDLKSVLVTSVLNLEQLDVDLYRGTHHWVPRTQRLFGGQIVGQALVAAAKSVSDSLYAHSLHCYFVRAGDPKVPVLYQVDRTRDGRSFTVRSVKAIQHGQPILICQASFQTLQPSPLQHQFTMPDVPLPEDLLTVEELIHGYLSKPDLAEEARKGLNKLLANEVPIEIKPINPAQFYRQAPEEPRRLFWGRVRGHIGEGNMKLHCCVAAYVSDFALLGTALLPYPQYRAKFAASLDHSMWFHSTFRSDEWMLYECESPWAGSSRGLVQGRLWRRDGVLAASCSQEGVLRVKPVTVPSKL
- the acot8 gene encoding acyl-coenzyme A thioesterase 8 isoform X2: MLYVTVRGTHHWVPRTQRLFGGQIVGQALVAAAKSVSDSLYAHSLHCYFVRAGDPKVPVLYQVDRTRDGRSFTVRSVKAIQHGQPILICQASFQTLQPSPLQHQFTMPDVPLPEDLLTVEELIHGYLSKPDLAEEARKGLNKLLANEVPIEIKPINPAQFYRQAPEEPRRLFWGRVRGHIGEGNMKLHCCVAAYVSDFALLGTALLPYPQYRAKFAASLDHSMWFHSTFRSDEWMLYECESPWAGSSRGLVQGRLWRRDGVLAASCSQEGVLRVKPVTVPSKL